One genomic region from Leptolyngbyaceae cyanobacterium JSC-12 encodes:
- a CDS encoding Tic22-like family protein (IMG reference gene:2510096896~PFAM: Tic22-like family): MKSLIRWSMTISLVGATLIGSVLTGTLEVLALTQDQILQKLRPIPVFTIANSEGAPLVASPQKGQQGNPVAGVFINQKDAQAFLDNLKTRNPDLAKNVRVVPVSMAEVYQLNMANKDKKDKLDFAFVPSRQQVTTAQSLLKQSGQKEQFSGTPLFVARGGPDKGYLTIQQGDKAVIPMFFMKEELQALMDRFKQQDPKLGASLEVQVLNLEGVIEVMRTKNDPQLDQIMLIPPRESLEFVRSMSQNKQPQAKPQVAPAKPAPQAPKK, translated from the coding sequence ATGAAATCATTGATTCGCTGGAGTATGACCATTAGCCTAGTTGGGGCAACCCTGATAGGGTCTGTGCTGACTGGCACTTTGGAGGTGCTCGCGCTAACCCAGGATCAAATCCTGCAAAAACTACGCCCAATCCCTGTCTTCACCATTGCTAACTCGGAAGGCGCACCGCTGGTGGCATCTCCTCAAAAAGGGCAGCAGGGCAACCCCGTAGCTGGAGTATTTATCAACCAAAAAGATGCACAGGCATTCTTAGATAATTTAAAGACGCGCAATCCAGACCTGGCAAAAAATGTTCGGGTGGTGCCAGTGTCAATGGCTGAGGTTTATCAGTTGAACATGGCTAACAAAGACAAGAAAGATAAGCTTGACTTTGCCTTTGTTCCCTCCCGGCAGCAAGTTACTACAGCTCAGAGCTTGTTGAAGCAAAGTGGGCAAAAAGAGCAATTTAGCGGAACCCCTCTATTTGTCGCTCGTGGTGGTCCTGATAAAGGTTATCTGACTATTCAACAAGGGGATAAAGCCGTCATCCCTATGTTTTTTATGAAAGAAGAACTGCAAGCACTCATGGATCGCTTTAAACAACAAGATCCCAAACTCGGAGCCAGCTTAGAAGTGCAAGTGCTGAACCTGGAAGGGGTGATCGAAGTTATGCGAACCAAGAATGATCCACAACTTGACCAAATCATGTTGATCCCTCCACGGGAATCGCTGGAATTTGTTCGCTCTATGAGTCAAAATAAACAGCCACAGGCAAAGCCCCAAGTTGCACCTGCGAAGCCTGCTCCTCAGGCTCCAAAGAAATAG
- a CDS encoding ABC-type branched-chain amino acid transport system, periplasmic component (IMG reference gene:2510096897~PFAM: Receptor family ligand binding region), with translation MNKIRQFSQRLCLLPTAQHVRVLLAIALTFSINACQPQKPATQLKIGTLLPVTGDLAQYGGSMQDSARLLVDTVNQCGGVLGQPVDLIAEDDQTEPAAGAAAMTKLAEVDRVAGVIGAASSAVSSAAVDIAVRNQIVMISPSSTSPTFTERSRQGDFQGFWFRTAPPDTFQAEALAKLAQAQGFKSIAILAVNNDYGNGLIAAFIPAFEALGGTVVNKQKPVRYPPDASVFNSEVGAAFKDEPDAVLLIAYPETGSLIMKTAYQQGVLDKKTKVLATDGMKEPNIATTIGKNPQGQYIAAGILGTAASAGGPGLVALQRAYQARFQREPKVYDPNTWDAGALLMLAAEAAQSPTGSAIKDKILEIANPPGEVVTDICQALALVREGKSIDYQGASSNVDLNNLGDVMGSYDIWTIAADGNLQVVGAIKITSK, from the coding sequence ATGAATAAGATCAGACAATTTTCACAGCGATTGTGCTTACTCCCCACTGCGCAACATGTCAGAGTTTTACTTGCGATCGCACTGACATTCAGCATAAATGCTTGCCAGCCTCAAAAACCGGCAACTCAACTAAAAATCGGAACTTTGTTACCTGTGACTGGCGATTTAGCTCAGTATGGCGGTTCCATGCAAGACAGTGCCCGCTTGTTGGTAGACACCGTAAATCAGTGTGGTGGGGTATTAGGACAACCCGTTGATCTCATTGCTGAAGATGACCAGACTGAACCTGCGGCTGGGGCTGCCGCAATGACGAAACTGGCAGAAGTTGATCGGGTCGCTGGCGTTATCGGAGCCGCATCCAGTGCAGTCTCTAGTGCAGCAGTGGATATTGCCGTGCGTAACCAGATTGTGATGATTTCTCCATCCAGCACTAGTCCCACATTTACGGAGCGATCGCGCCAGGGCGACTTTCAGGGTTTTTGGTTTCGCACTGCCCCACCTGACACCTTCCAGGCAGAAGCCCTTGCCAAACTTGCTCAGGCACAAGGATTCAAGTCCATCGCTATTCTTGCTGTAAACAATGACTACGGAAACGGCTTAATCGCTGCCTTCATTCCAGCCTTTGAAGCACTTGGTGGCACTGTGGTTAATAAACAGAAGCCCGTTCGCTACCCGCCTGATGCCTCAGTCTTTAACTCAGAAGTAGGCGCAGCGTTCAAAGATGAACCCGACGCTGTCTTGCTAATTGCTTACCCAGAAACTGGCAGCTTAATCATGAAAACCGCCTATCAGCAGGGAGTGTTAGACAAAAAAACGAAGGTGCTAGCCACTGACGGCATGAAGGAACCCAACATTGCAACAACAATTGGTAAAAATCCTCAAGGTCAATACATCGCCGCGGGAATATTGGGTACGGCAGCAAGTGCGGGCGGTCCTGGATTAGTTGCGTTACAAAGAGCATATCAAGCCCGCTTTCAGCGAGAACCTAAAGTTTATGATCCCAACACCTGGGATGCTGGTGCGCTGTTAATGCTTGCAGCAGAAGCCGCCCAGTCCCCTACCGGATCTGCTATCAAAGACAAGATTTTAGAAATTGCAAACCCGCCCGGTGAAGTAGTGACGGATATTTGTCAGGCGTTGGCGTTAGTTCGGGAAGGGAAATCAATTGATTACCAGGGGGCTAGCAGTAATGTGGACTTGAATAACTTGGGCGATGTCATGGGAAGTTATGACATTTGGACGATCGCAGCGGACGGCAACCTGCAAGTGGTTGGGGCGATCAAGATTACCAGCAAATAG
- a CDS encoding hypothetical protein (IMG reference gene:2510096898) has translation MYQYRLSAAMTFTTINTPELRLKHLASMSNSLAHRLEVARANHDDRLTALLEREYQQLMADCKSASLDASNLPLVKAITAWLQRQWENLADTIPNWYQLQIQQVIAENGHPCWLIYYPKTGQTFYTESETEMQAWIKEVYWNA, from the coding sequence ATGTACCAATATCGCTTGTCTGCTGCCATGACATTTACAACAATCAATACGCCCGAACTCCGCCTCAAGCATTTGGCAAGTATGTCGAATTCCCTGGCACACCGTTTAGAAGTAGCTAGGGCAAATCATGACGACCGTTTGACTGCTTTATTGGAGCGTGAATACCAGCAATTGATGGCAGATTGCAAATCAGCTTCATTAGATGCCTCCAATCTGCCTTTAGTAAAAGCCATCACTGCCTGGCTGCAACGTCAGTGGGAAAATCTTGCCGACACAATTCCCAACTGGTATCAACTCCAAATTCAGCAAGTTATCGCCGAAAACGGGCATCCCTGCTGGTTGATCTACTATCCCAAAACAGGACAAACTTTTTACACAGAATCCGAGACCGAAATGCAAGCTTGGATCAAAGAAGTGTACTGGAACGCTTAA
- a CDS encoding cysteine synthase (IMG reference gene:2510096899~PFAM: Pyridoxal-phosphate dependent enzyme), with amino-acid sequence MRLNSLNSNKADVVLHDHGMLHQSKKIYYSVKFGVKSAPAILHNRYKDLGSFRMDIKNGFVGTIGNTPLIRLNSFSNETGCEILGKAEFLNPGGSVKDRAALYIIKDAEEQGLLKPGGTVVEGTAGNTGIGLAHICNAKGYKCLIIIPETQSPEKIDLLRTLGAEVRTVPAVPYKDPNNYVRLSGRIASEMENTIWANQFDNLANRRAHYETTGPEIWQQTDGTVDAWVAATGTGGTYAGVALYLKEMNSNIKCVVADPYGSGLYSYIKTGEPKVEGNSITEGIGNSRVTANMQGAPADDAIRIDDQEAVRVIYQLLEKDGLFMGGSVGINVGAAVALAKQLGPGHTIVTVLCDGGSRYQSKLFNRAWLAEKGLLPTP; translated from the coding sequence GTGAGATTAAACAGTTTGAATTCAAACAAAGCAGATGTTGTTCTGCACGATCACGGGATGCTCCATCAATCAAAGAAAATCTACTATTCTGTCAAATTTGGAGTGAAATCTGCGCCAGCTATCCTTCACAATCGTTACAAGGACTTAGGTAGCTTCAGAATGGATATCAAAAACGGATTTGTTGGCACTATCGGCAATACACCTCTAATTCGCCTGAACAGTTTCAGCAATGAAACGGGATGTGAAATTCTTGGCAAGGCAGAATTTCTAAATCCGGGTGGCTCGGTGAAAGATCGAGCGGCGCTTTACATCATCAAAGATGCTGAAGAACAAGGCTTATTGAAACCAGGTGGAACCGTAGTAGAGGGTACGGCAGGAAATACCGGAATTGGCTTAGCCCACATCTGCAATGCCAAGGGCTACAAGTGCTTAATAATTATTCCAGAAACTCAGTCCCCAGAAAAGATTGATTTGTTGAGAACATTGGGTGCCGAGGTTCGCACAGTTCCAGCAGTGCCCTATAAAGATCCTAATAACTATGTCAGATTATCGGGCAGAATCGCCTCTGAGATGGAAAACACCATCTGGGCAAATCAATTTGATAATCTGGCAAATCGCCGCGCCCACTATGAAACTACTGGTCCAGAAATTTGGCAACAAACTGATGGCACTGTGGATGCTTGGGTGGCAGCAACGGGTACAGGTGGCACCTACGCTGGGGTCGCGTTGTACTTAAAGGAAATGAACTCTAACATCAAATGCGTTGTCGCTGATCCCTACGGTAGTGGTCTCTACAGTTACATTAAAACAGGAGAGCCAAAAGTGGAGGGAAACTCGATTACAGAGGGTATTGGCAATAGCCGTGTAACTGCCAATATGCAGGGGGCACCTGCTGACGATGCAATTCGTATTGATGACCAGGAAGCAGTAAGAGTGATCTATCAGTTGCTAGAGAAAGATGGGCTGTTTATGGGCGGCTCGGTTGGGATTAATGTAGGGGCGGCGGTTGCTCTAGCGAAACAACTGGGCCCTGGGCATACGATTGTAACGGTATTGTGTGATGGAGGTAGCAGATATCAATCTAAATTGTTTAACCGGGCGTGGTTAGCGGAGAAAGGGCTTTTGCCAACCCCTTAA
- a CDS encoding hypothetical protein (IMG reference gene:2510096900) — protein sequence MKLCSRWSQHLWQRLLKRLIIGGLTVIALGNSAISAIATSNKPASFSPSTHASQLNFLLAQRLVCRRVIREGGTPFYPGNLPQPGASYQILNFGTRVGVDQNNQATRAPDGRFYVRVAYPFGSTLNGYVPDQYEVNGNFRSTLGACEGRPARW from the coding sequence ATGAAATTGTGTTCACGTTGGAGTCAGCATTTATGGCAACGATTACTTAAAAGGTTGATAATTGGAGGGCTGACAGTGATTGCGTTGGGAAATAGTGCAATTTCAGCGATCGCCACTTCCAATAAACCTGCGTCTTTTTCCCCCTCTACTCATGCTTCTCAACTGAACTTTCTGCTGGCTCAGCGGTTGGTTTGTCGTCGAGTGATCCGCGAAGGGGGAACTCCCTTTTACCCTGGCAACCTCCCACAACCGGGCGCATCTTACCAGATTCTCAACTTTGGAACTAGAGTTGGCGTTGATCAAAACAATCAAGCCACACGTGCCCCGGATGGACGCTTCTACGTGCGTGTTGCCTATCCGTTTGGTAGCACTCTAAATGGGTACGTGCCGGATCAATATGAAGTCAACGGTAACTTTAGGAGTACGTTAGGCGCGTGTGAAGGACGTCCAGCTAGATGGTAA
- a CDS encoding yjeF-like protein (IMG reference gene:2510096901~PFAM: Carbohydrate kinase; YjeF-related protein N-terminus~TIGRFAM: yjeF N-terminal region; yjeF C-terminal region, hydroxyethylthiazole kinase-related), producing the protein MAEAYLIDQFIVTAEQMRQIEGRVFAGGMPVAALMEKVAGRITQWIAIQYPYYRGIRVGVLVGPGHNGGDALVVARELYFKGYQVKLYQPFEKLKELTQAHAQYCRSLEIPVVESVDGLQDCDFWVDGLFGFGLERSLEGELTRAITQLNQSSIPIVSIDLPSGLHTDTGQVLGTAVRATHTLCLGLWKLGLLQDHALEWIGKAELIDFDLPLADIHAVLGREPKIQRITSHAAIAHLPLTRSPTAHKYTAGHLLLVAGSHRYVGAAILAGLGARASGVGMLSIAVPESIKPLLSQSLPEALIVGCPETASGAIAAFPADIELEKYSTIACGPGLTLDALKVVQAVLASQRALVLDADGLNSLAQLGTLRILQNRSAATVLTPHLGEFQRLFPELAEALTCRVTAVQAAANQTGAIVLLKGARVAIADAHKVWLNPESTSALARGGSGDILTGLIGGLLAQAIASRSFVSHLEIVKSAVWWHAQAGILAAQERTILGVEPQTLATYLIPALTQKISLI; encoded by the coding sequence ATGGCGGAAGCATATTTGATTGACCAATTTATTGTTACGGCTGAGCAAATGCGGCAGATAGAGGGGCGCGTATTTGCTGGTGGGATGCCTGTTGCGGCATTGATGGAGAAGGTGGCTGGGCGAATTACTCAATGGATTGCGATTCAGTATCCTTATTATCGAGGCATTCGGGTTGGGGTTTTGGTGGGACCAGGGCACAATGGCGGGGATGCGCTGGTAGTAGCACGGGAGCTGTATTTCAAAGGTTACCAGGTAAAGCTTTATCAGCCGTTTGAGAAGTTGAAGGAGTTGACCCAAGCTCACGCTCAGTATTGCCGCAGTTTGGAAATTCCAGTTGTGGAAAGTGTTGATGGCTTGCAGGACTGTGATTTTTGGGTGGATGGGTTGTTTGGTTTTGGGCTGGAGCGATCGCTGGAAGGAGAACTGACTAGAGCGATTACTCAGCTTAATCAGTCGTCAATTCCTATTGTTAGTATTGATTTGCCGTCAGGGCTTCATACTGACACGGGGCAGGTGTTGGGAACGGCGGTTCGGGCAACTCACACGCTTTGTCTTGGACTTTGGAAGTTGGGCTTGTTACAGGACCATGCTTTAGAGTGGATTGGCAAGGCAGAATTGATTGATTTTGATCTTCCGTTAGCTGATATTCATGCAGTGTTGGGGCGGGAACCAAAGATTCAACGAATTACGTCGCATGCTGCGATCGCCCATCTTCCTCTGACGCGATCTCCAACCGCTCATAAATACACAGCAGGACATCTATTGCTCGTTGCTGGCTCTCATCGCTATGTGGGTGCAGCTATTCTTGCAGGGTTAGGGGCGCGTGCTAGTGGGGTAGGGATGTTGAGCATTGCAGTGCCTGAATCAATCAAGCCCCTTCTGAGCCAATCTTTGCCAGAAGCACTGATTGTTGGTTGTCCTGAAACCGCATCTGGCGCGATCGCAGCTTTCCCTGCTGACATTGAGTTAGAGAAATACTCAACAATCGCTTGCGGTCCGGGATTGACGCTGGATGCTCTAAAGGTTGTACAAGCCGTGCTTGCTAGTCAGCGAGCGTTAGTCTTGGATGCAGATGGCTTAAATTCCCTGGCTCAATTAGGAACTCTAAGAATCTTGCAGAATCGCTCTGCTGCAACAGTTTTGACTCCACATTTGGGAGAGTTTCAGCGGCTATTTCCTGAATTAGCAGAGGCATTAACCTGTCGCGTGACGGCTGTACAGGCGGCAGCTAATCAAACGGGTGCGATCGTGTTGTTGAAGGGTGCACGTGTTGCGATCGCGGATGCGCACAAAGTCTGGCTCAATCCTGAGAGTACATCCGCTTTGGCGCGTGGTGGCAGTGGCGATATACTGACCGGATTAATTGGTGGGTTGTTGGCTCAGGCGATCGCCTCTCGATCCTTTGTATCTCATTTAGAGATTGTGAAATCGGCTGTTTGGTGGCACGCCCAAGCTGGAATCCTTGCGGCTCAGGAGCGAACTATTTTGGGTGTTGAACCGCAAACCCTGGCAACCTACCTCATCCCAGCCCTTACACAAAAAATTTCACTAATTTAA
- a CDS encoding hypothetical protein (IMG reference gene:2510096902): MEAHSSRWQNRVLKFLSRKSSSLGLVVVAAIASSTFLNSVGRAQQALPPPPSFPNANNLPSLAPVPPPSQNLPTAVPMTMPGTGFGYPQSSFGYPTPMQVPGASTFGSVTSPVSAYQVIVNGDSPYLLQQIQLSDPNAYVREYQGRRVIQTGEFATELEAQRRVVRLSQEGIAAQVVSASASFLGQAAGMNPQGAIPGMAKTSHYQVVVPTPPEMFATLANKMVMMGVRPDAIQAKRAPLGPHLAVGPFLDQKEAESVSQYLRTGAMDARVHFVR; the protein is encoded by the coding sequence ATGGAAGCGCATTCGAGCCGCTGGCAGAACCGCGTTTTAAAGTTTTTGTCTCGCAAGTCGTCGAGTTTAGGGCTTGTAGTTGTAGCAGCGATCGCGTCTTCTACTTTTCTAAACTCAGTCGGACGTGCTCAACAAGCGCTGCCTCCACCACCGTCGTTCCCAAATGCAAATAATCTACCCAGTTTGGCTCCGGTTCCTCCCCCTTCCCAAAATTTACCAACAGCAGTTCCAATGACAATGCCAGGAACGGGATTTGGTTATCCACAAAGTTCCTTTGGTTATCCAACCCCTATGCAAGTTCCAGGTGCCTCTACCTTTGGATCTGTGACTTCTCCTGTTTCGGCTTATCAGGTAATTGTGAACGGGGATAGTCCTTATCTGTTGCAGCAAATCCAACTTTCTGACCCCAATGCATATGTTCGTGAATATCAGGGGCGGCGGGTGATCCAAACAGGTGAGTTTGCAACTGAGTTAGAAGCACAGCGGCGAGTTGTAAGACTGTCGCAGGAAGGGATTGCTGCTCAAGTTGTTAGTGCTAGTGCATCTTTTTTAGGGCAGGCTGCAGGAATGAACCCGCAAGGTGCTATTCCTGGTATGGCAAAAACGTCCCATTATCAAGTAGTTGTGCCTACTCCGCCAGAAATGTTTGCCACCCTTGCTAACAAGATGGTGATGATGGGGGTGCGACCTGATGCGATTCAGGCAAAACGGGCACCGTTGGGTCCACATCTAGCGGTGGGGCCTTTTCTCGACCAGAAAGAGGCTGAAAGTGTGAGCCAGTATTTGCGGACGGGGGCAATGGATGCCAGGGTTCATTTTGTTCGGTAA
- a CDS encoding hypothetical protein (IMG reference gene:2510096908), translating into MSSVGLNKWIVSGHLAADAEIKIVDLKSGEKAKVAKATIYVRKARGRDDSFTVSLSIWEGSTAWRKLPFLKKGSLIICTGSLEPTPYVSSADNLPKAGLSMNVLDIDLDTIRSSEDESLASQGDSQLEVVEEKVLPQPTKQQIQAEQVNGNNSTKSQQITTSGEVAKNPAVVDKVKQN; encoded by the coding sequence ATGTCGAGTGTTGGGCTAAATAAATGGATTGTTAGTGGACATTTAGCAGCAGATGCAGAGATTAAGATAGTTGACTTGAAAAGCGGTGAGAAGGCTAAAGTTGCTAAGGCAACAATTTATGTCCGTAAAGCAAGGGGACGAGATGATTCGTTTACAGTTTCTCTCAGTATTTGGGAAGGATCAACTGCTTGGCGTAAATTGCCTTTTCTCAAAAAAGGTTCTTTGATTATCTGTACAGGTAGTTTGGAACCAACCCCGTATGTATCAAGTGCTGATAATCTGCCGAAGGCAGGTTTATCGATGAACGTTTTAGATATTGATTTAGATACGATTCGAAGTAGTGAGGATGAAAGTCTTGCCTCTCAAGGTGATTCGCAACTAGAGGTTGTTGAGGAAAAGGTTTTACCTCAGCCAACAAAGCAACAAATACAGGCTGAGCAAGTTAATGGTAACAACTCGACTAAATCTCAACAGATTACAACGTCAGGAGAAGTTGCTAAAAATCCGGCAGTTGTTGATAAGGTGAAGCAAAATTAG